In Hallerella succinigenes, the following are encoded in one genomic region:
- a CDS encoding YecA family protein, whose amino-acid sequence MNINSLPKQYRSRLLRETNCIHKEPIPFKTLAKLLNACPKDSVQDIHFCTTPELEKDEACEEQLRKAEYIEILKKRIPKIFESFVKYSGEFEYSLFLDLMFDEYANNAPFKEMFPEGYPAKFNFLNIDERVFKFVEQNLSIGFMFLFGTDEDHLTLVVPEEFLEIVDGTKRSMAGFHDYCKVYANLYGVCNPETVISKWNMDHVDRTLTKKQGVAAINECSLFTRYFINYGVCLCTWSVETSVAIEHIIEERKIHRPYRPTDEEFNEWLDYTDDINENLAEFKTIRDHFKRYSDKPASADFDAHCLLDDLRIGLQHPAAIIERYRLQIGFTRIDMDKITPIISAIMELNNKARLWVTYGNAPDELSSSQESCFGMKQNIAVVRSTPKVGRNDPCPCGSGLKYKKCCGKMVN is encoded by the coding sequence ATGAACATCAATTCTCTGCCGAAACAATATCGTAGCCGTTTACTCCGTGAAACGAACTGCATCCACAAAGAACCGATTCCGTTTAAGACTCTTGCAAAACTTCTGAATGCTTGCCCAAAGGATTCCGTCCAGGATATTCATTTCTGCACGACGCCGGAACTAGAAAAAGACGAGGCTTGCGAAGAACAATTGCGCAAGGCCGAGTACATCGAAATCCTTAAAAAGCGAATTCCCAAAATATTCGAGAGCTTTGTCAAGTATTCCGGTGAATTTGAATATTCGCTGTTCTTGGACCTTATGTTTGATGAATACGCGAATAACGCTCCCTTCAAGGAAATGTTCCCGGAAGGTTATCCTGCAAAATTCAACTTTCTGAACATCGACGAACGCGTGTTCAAGTTCGTGGAACAGAATTTGTCTATTGGGTTTATGTTCCTTTTTGGAACGGATGAAGACCACTTGACATTGGTTGTTCCTGAGGAATTTCTTGAAATTGTGGATGGAACAAAACGGTCTATGGCTGGGTTCCATGACTATTGCAAGGTTTACGCCAATCTTTATGGCGTCTGCAATCCCGAAACCGTCATCAGCAAGTGGAACATGGACCATGTCGACCGCACCCTGACCAAGAAACAAGGCGTTGCGGCAATCAACGAGTGCAGTTTGTTTACCCGTTATTTTATAAATTATGGCGTGTGCCTTTGCACTTGGAGTGTCGAAACATCTGTAGCGATTGAGCACATTATTGAAGAACGTAAGATCCATCGCCCCTACAGGCCGACCGATGAGGAATTTAACGAGTGGCTTGACTATACGGATGATATCAATGAAAATCTTGCGGAATTCAAGACCATCCGCGATCATTTTAAAAGATATTCGGATAAGCCCGCCTCTGCTGATTTTGATGCGCACTGCCTTCTGGACGATTTGCGCATAGGACTGCAACATCCTGCTGCAATTATTGAAAGGTATCGTCTGCAAATCGGCTTTACCCGTATCGATATGGATAAGATTACGCCTATTATCAGTGCCATTATGGAACTGAACAACAAGGCTAGGCTTTGGGTTACTTACGGAAATGCTCCAGATGAATTGTCTTCGTCTCAAGAAAGCTGCTTTGGAATGAAGCAGAATATCGCCGTTGTTCGCTCGACGCCGAAAGTGGGGCGCAATGATCCTTGCCCTTGTGGTAGCGGCCTCAAGTACAAGAAGTGCTGCGGCAAAATGGTGAATTAG
- a CDS encoding cyclophilin-like fold protein, with protein MKLKIHVNDTTFTATLEENSSAKAFAEFLAQGDLTLDMHDYGSFEKVADLPRSFPRNDKQIDTDAGDIILYQGNSITIYYDKNSWNFTRLARIDNVNKKRLQQILGKGNVKATFSVE; from the coding sequence GTGAAACTCAAAATCCATGTGAACGACACCACCTTCACGGCAACGCTCGAAGAAAATTCCTCCGCCAAGGCCTTCGCCGAATTCCTTGCGCAGGGCGACCTCACGCTCGACATGCACGACTACGGCAGTTTCGAGAAGGTGGCCGACCTGCCACGCAGTTTTCCGCGTAACGACAAGCAAATCGACACCGATGCAGGCGACATCATCCTTTACCAGGGCAATTCCATCACCATCTACTACGACAAGAATTCCTGGAACTTTACGCGCCTCGCCCGTATCGACAACGTGAACAAGAAACGCCTCCAGCAGATTCTCGGTAAAGGGAACGTGAAGGCGACTTTCTCGGTGGAATAA
- a CDS encoding ArsR/SmtB family transcription factor encodes MAQKSKYCEETEILARYAKALAHPARVSIMQFLAKRNTCYFGDIHEELPIAKATVSQHLKELKETGLIQGEIETPKVKYCINKKNWKNAQALFSDFFNKDFCDRECGC; translated from the coding sequence ATGGCCCAAAAGAGCAAATACTGTGAAGAAACAGAGATCTTGGCGAGGTATGCCAAGGCATTGGCGCATCCCGCACGCGTAAGTATCATGCAGTTCTTGGCCAAGCGCAATACCTGTTATTTTGGCGATATCCACGAAGAATTGCCCATTGCGAAGGCCACGGTTAGCCAGCATTTAAAGGAGCTAAAAGAGACCGGTTTGATCCAGGGTGAAATCGAAACGCCCAAGGTCAAGTACTGTATAAACAAAAAAAACTGGAAAAATGCCCAGGCATTGTTCAGTGATTTTTTCAATAAAGATTTTTGCGATAGGGAATGCGGATGCTAA
- a CDS encoding thioredoxin family protein, whose protein sequence is MKNIKILMSRCGCNIAFAESVEKIVKESGLEASVSRIDDVVQMLPYNVMTLPALVVDERLVSTGKISEDKIKELIKGEI, encoded by the coding sequence ATGAAAAACATAAAAATACTCATGAGCCGGTGTGGCTGTAACATTGCTTTCGCCGAATCTGTTGAAAAAATCGTTAAGGAATCGGGCCTAGAAGCTTCGGTCTCCCGCATTGATGATGTTGTCCAAATGCTTCCGTACAATGTCATGACATTACCCGCGCTTGTTGTCGATGAACGGCTTGTGTCCACAGGTAAAATTAGCGAAGATAAAATAAAAGAACTTATCAAAGGTGAAATATGA
- a CDS encoding arsenate reductase ArsC, whose amino-acid sequence MKILFLCTGNRCRSQMAEGFLKALDSSLTVCSAGTFPAKNVHPTAIEVMKERGVDISLNKPKNVSQYLDTSWDNVVTVCDKAKESCPFFLGGVKNRIHLGFDDPDAFRGTKTEILQEFRRVRDEIDMAVRTFYDTIIRR is encoded by the coding sequence ATGAAGATACTCTTTCTTTGTACAGGCAACAGGTGCCGTAGTCAAATGGCCGAAGGATTTCTCAAGGCTCTGGATTCGTCGTTGACCGTATGTTCTGCAGGAACGTTTCCGGCAAAGAACGTGCATCCGACTGCAATCGAAGTGATGAAGGAACGAGGGGTTGACATTTCCCTTAATAAGCCCAAAAATGTATCGCAGTACCTTGATACATCGTGGGACAACGTTGTCACCGTCTGCGACAAGGCGAAAGAAAGTTGTCCGTTTTTTTTGGGGGGCGTCAAGAACAGAATTCATCTTGGCTTTGATGATCCTGACGCGTTCAGAGGAACAAAAACCGAAATTCTGCAGGAATTTCGTCGTGTAAGGGATGAAATCGACATGGCTGTAAGGACTTTCTATGATACAATCATTCGCCGATAA
- a CDS encoding permease, translated as MIQSFADNLVYNIIGLDGSSPLGSTINFFVYDSLKIILILLFISFLMGLLNTFFPIEAIRNFLSSHRLYGVQYFLAAIFGAVTPFCSCSSIPLFIGFVRGGIPLGVTFSFLITSPLVNEVAVAMLAGTFGLKVTVIYVGSGVFLGTFLGMFLEWFKLERFLSDWVKNLQQTNESVNNDAKPCSLKQRGVQVLQEIPQVARDALGVTRSVLPYVLAGIAIGALMHGYVPSEFFEEYLSKDKWFAVPLAVILAVPMYANAAGVIPIVEVLVQKGVALGTALAFMMAVVGLSLPEAILLKKVMTLKLIYVFFGTVTVAIIVLGIGYNLSISS; from the coding sequence ATGATACAATCATTCGCCGATAATCTTGTTTACAACATTATTGGATTGGATGGCTCGTCTCCTTTGGGCTCGACGATAAATTTCTTCGTTTACGACAGCCTCAAAATTATCCTGATATTGCTTTTTATTAGTTTCCTGATGGGGCTGCTGAATACATTTTTCCCGATTGAGGCGATTCGCAATTTTTTGTCGTCGCATCGTTTGTACGGAGTCCAATATTTCCTCGCCGCAATCTTCGGAGCGGTTACCCCTTTCTGCTCATGTTCCAGTATTCCCCTGTTCATCGGTTTTGTCAGGGGCGGCATCCCCCTTGGCGTCACGTTCAGTTTTCTTATAACATCGCCACTTGTAAACGAGGTCGCTGTTGCCATGCTTGCGGGAACATTCGGATTGAAAGTGACTGTGATTTATGTAGGTTCCGGCGTGTTTCTTGGAACATTTTTAGGGATGTTCCTGGAATGGTTCAAGCTGGAAAGATTTCTAAGCGATTGGGTGAAAAATTTGCAGCAGACAAACGAATCTGTCAACAACGACGCAAAGCCATGCAGCCTTAAGCAAAGGGGCGTTCAAGTACTGCAGGAAATACCCCAAGTAGCAAGGGATGCCCTTGGTGTAACGCGTTCGGTTTTGCCCTATGTGCTTGCAGGCATTGCGATCGGCGCATTAATGCACGGTTATGTTCCTTCGGAATTTTTTGAAGAATACCTGTCAAAAGACAAATGGTTTGCCGTTCCCCTGGCGGTAATTCTTGCCGTTCCCATGTACGCAAATGCAGCTGGAGTTATTCCCATTGTCGAGGTTCTTGTTCAAAAGGGTGTCGCTCTTGGCACGGCACTTGCCTTTATGATGGCCGTTGTGGGACTCTCGCTCCCCGAAGCCATACTTTTGAAAAAGGTCATGACACTTAAGCTGATATATGTCTTTTTCGGAACGGTTACGGTGGCTATCATCGTTCTTGGAATCGGCTACAATCTTTCTATAAGTTCCTGA